A genome region from Ralstonia solanacearum K60 includes the following:
- a CDS encoding Imm26 family immunity protein translates to MSVSTYKEGDVFLVPLGDGARALGVVARANKKKGIVVGYFFKGLPEGVADYTELGLTPGRATKVLRFGDLGLMEGNWTVVAHLNDWRAEEWPMPKFVREDPFTKRACLVSYADDDPSVELGEEPFAGNPMDYPKAALAGAGFVEKLLAKLPA, encoded by the coding sequence ATGAGTGTCTCCACATATAAGGAAGGGGACGTATTCTTGGTGCCGCTGGGTGACGGGGCGCGCGCGCTCGGTGTGGTAGCGCGTGCCAACAAGAAAAAGGGTATTGTTGTTGGCTATTTTTTTAAAGGTTTGCCAGAGGGGGTAGCTGATTACACCGAGCTAGGTTTGACACCGGGTCGCGCTACAAAAGTCCTTAGATTTGGGGATTTGGGCTTAATGGAGGGTAATTGGACCGTTGTAGCCCATCTGAATGATTGGCGTGCTGAAGAGTGGCCAATGCCAAAATTCGTCAGGGAAGATCCTTTCACTAAGCGCGCTTGTTTGGTTTCATATGCAGATGACGATCCAAGTGTTGAGTTGGGCGAGGAACCGTTTGCAGGCAACCCGATGGACTACCCCAAGGCCGCTCTTGCTGGCGCGGGCTTCGTTGAGAAATTGCTAGCGAAACTGCCGGCATAG